One genomic window of Dehalobacter sp. includes the following:
- a CDS encoding GNAT family N-acetyltransferase has protein sequence MEFRMIFAEQSDEENLREILWEYGMDISGEIDEHVIVKENDQVLAGGKIDEYEDYKFYLEVLGVKSENRNYGLGGFLLSEMIKAPWLCCKNPLSKHLPGTRFEITTVARGAASGFYYSYGFEACSFSEIPKTFRDQCDSCPILDDCKPVPMIYFGGNSK, from the coding sequence ATGGAATTCCGTATGATATTCGCTGAACAAAGCGATGAGGAAAATCTGAGAGAAATTCTTTGGGAATATGGAATGGATATTTCCGGAGAAATTGATGAACATGTGATTGTCAAAGAAAATGATCAGGTTTTGGCTGGCGGAAAGATTGATGAATATGAGGATTACAAATTCTACCTTGAAGTGTTAGGTGTAAAATCGGAAAATCGCAATTATGGACTTGGAGGTTTTCTCCTCTCCGAAATGATCAAGGCCCCCTGGTTATGCTGTAAAAATCCTCTTTCAAAACATTTGCCGGGAACAAGATTTGAAATTACGACTGTAGCCAGAGGAGCCGCTTCAGGTTTTTATTATTCTTATGGTTTTGAAGCATGCAGTTTCTCTGAAATACCTAAAACTTTTAGAGACCAATGTGATAGCTGTCCGATCCTAGATGACTGCAAACCGGTCCCGATGATTTATTTTGGAGGGAACTCAAAATGA
- a CDS encoding HD domain-containing protein gives MGKRYQVLQDIVEKELSYAAHDLDHVMRVYHLCLVLAGQRDDVDMEVLIPAVLLHDIARAKEDEDNSGEIDHAVLGAEMAEKILQDLDYNPDLRQKITDCILAHRFRTGHQPESIEAKILFDADKLDIIGAVGIARSFMLAGQHGERLYSKVSVEEYQKENIGENGRIKNASKHTTNLEFELKLRKIPDRLYTEEAKEIARKRIKFMELFFKTLVEETENH, from the coding sequence ATGGGAAAACGGTATCAGGTTCTGCAGGATATTGTAGAAAAAGAATTGTCTTATGCAGCACACGATCTGGATCATGTCATGCGGGTCTATCATCTTTGTTTGGTTCTGGCCGGGCAGCGGGATGATGTCGATATGGAGGTATTGATTCCGGCGGTCCTGCTTCATGATATTGCCAGAGCCAAAGAGGATGAGGATAATTCCGGAGAGATCGACCATGCCGTATTGGGTGCGGAAATGGCCGAGAAAATTCTTCAAGACCTGGATTATAATCCGGACTTGAGGCAGAAGATCACAGACTGCATTTTAGCACACCGGTTCAGAACCGGCCATCAACCGGAGAGCATCGAAGCCAAAATCCTCTTCGATGCCGACAAGCTTGATATTATCGGAGCGGTCGGGATTGCCCGTTCTTTCATGCTTGCGGGCCAGCATGGGGAAAGATTATACAGTAAAGTTTCTGTGGAAGAATATCAGAAAGAAAATATTGGTGAGAACGGCAGAATCAAAAATGCCTCCAAGCATACGACCAACCTGGAATTTGAGCTTAAATTAAGGAAAATACCGGACAGGCTGTATACGGAAGAAGCAAAAGAAATTGCCAGAAAAAGGATCAAATTTATGGAGTTGTTTTTTAAAACTTTAGTGGAGGAAACAGAAAATCATTAA
- a CDS encoding DUF2064 domain-containing protein, producing MKNAIVVFTKVPKAGETKTRLTEACGGIFSPEEAKNFYEASLLDVLDSCIASGSGDLYICYNQTGDRDYFESILSSLSDPQAVQGIFPDEGSTFDRGMQYAFDYIFKDGSDQRLADSAIIIGGDVPSIQPLTIKAAAKKLEVLSSSPQAFVYAKQVGETKSEVGAAMIESIDQEGGFNLIGYTYTTPFTFDGVFYNMEGVTALDMIAFKAAENTIPISIVEMVPDVDIPTDLGSLIPILNTLQLAEQYDPEIVSPKRTVKYLQEMGIQTVAVVPK from the coding sequence TTGAAAAATGCAATCGTAGTATTTACGAAGGTACCTAAAGCAGGAGAAACCAAAACCAGGCTTACAGAAGCCTGCGGGGGGATATTTTCGCCGGAGGAAGCAAAGAACTTTTATGAGGCGAGTCTTCTCGATGTACTTGACAGCTGTATCGCTTCGGGAAGCGGAGATTTGTATATTTGCTATAACCAGACCGGGGATAGGGACTATTTTGAAAGCATCCTGAGTTCTCTCAGCGATCCGCAGGCTGTCCAAGGAATATTTCCCGACGAAGGAAGCACTTTTGACAGGGGCATGCAGTATGCGTTTGACTATATCTTTAAAGATGGCAGCGATCAAAGGCTTGCTGACAGCGCCATTATCATCGGCGGTGATGTGCCTTCTATTCAGCCGCTTACCATTAAAGCGGCAGCAAAAAAACTTGAAGTGTTGTCTTCCAGCCCGCAGGCTTTTGTATATGCGAAGCAGGTCGGAGAAACAAAGTCGGAAGTTGGCGCTGCTATGATCGAGTCCATCGATCAGGAAGGCGGTTTTAACTTGATTGGCTATACATACACCACACCGTTTACGTTTGACGGCGTGTTTTATAATATGGAAGGCGTTACAGCGCTGGATATGATAGCATTTAAGGCTGCGGAAAACACGATTCCAATCAGTATTGTGGAAATGGTTCCTGATGTAGATATACCAACTGATCTAGGCAGTCTCATTCCGATTCTGAATACCCTGCAGCTGGCAGAGCAATACGATCCGGAAATCGTTTCTCCAAAGAGAACGGTGAAATACCTGCAGGAAATGGGAATTCAGACGGTAGCTGTTGTGCCAAAGTAG
- a CDS encoding metalloregulator ArsR/SmtB family transcription factor has translation MEQIVQVFKALSDETRLQILLILSKRSICAKGIARHLQISEAAVSQHIKILKEAGLLIGEKTGYFVQYNLQQSVFEDMIGFIEQISGTHTSGHYKDVFSVPFNCQYACKAQREKCCERSSNE, from the coding sequence ATGGAGCAAATTGTGCAGGTATTCAAAGCGCTTTCTGACGAAACAAGACTGCAGATCTTGCTTATCCTGTCTAAAAGAAGCATTTGTGCCAAAGGAATTGCGAGACATCTTCAAATTTCCGAAGCAGCGGTGTCTCAACATATTAAAATATTAAAGGAAGCCGGCCTTCTGATTGGCGAGAAAACAGGCTACTTCGTACAATACAATTTGCAGCAATCTGTTTTTGAAGATATGATTGGATTCATTGAGCAGATATCAGGCACCCACACCTCGGGCCACTATAAAGATGTTTTCAGCGTCCCATTCAATTGTCAATATGCTTGCAAGGCCCAGCGTGAAAAGTGCTGTGAGCGTTCAAGCAATGAATAA
- a CDS encoding NifB/NifX family molybdenum-iron cluster-binding protein has protein sequence MKICIPVKEDKGLESIPYDHFGSAPFFLIYDLDKEEMKVIGNGDSHHEHGMCQPLKALGGEQVDAILVGGIGAGALMKLNAQGVRAFRVDNTTVSANIQLFLDNQLPEFSAMNSCSHHGCH, from the coding sequence ATGAAAATTTGTATCCCTGTAAAAGAAGACAAAGGACTTGAGAGTATCCCCTATGATCATTTTGGCTCAGCCCCATTTTTTCTGATCTACGACCTGGATAAAGAAGAGATGAAAGTCATCGGCAACGGAGACTCTCATCATGAGCACGGGATGTGCCAGCCTTTGAAGGCATTAGGTGGAGAACAGGTGGACGCGATTCTGGTTGGCGGAATCGGTGCAGGCGCCCTAATGAAACTCAATGCGCAAGGGGTGCGTGCTTTTCGGGTTGATAATACCACCGTTTCGGCTAACATCCAGCTCTTCCTGGATAACCAGCTTCCGGAATTCTCTGCCATGAACAGCTGCAGCCATCACGGATGCCACTAA
- a CDS encoding PEP/pyruvate-binding domain-containing protein has translation MDQRKKIRSGLPGLDEIIDHLRIGDNVVLQVDNIADYESFVLPFVRTSLDEGRKVIYMRFARHSPIIDDNENVKVYHIDAEHGFEAFSTQVHQIIAAEGEEAFYVFDCLSDLLYTWATDLMIGNFFQITCPYLYELKTVAFFAIYKNMNSYETISAIRETTQVLMNIYNVRGQTYIHPVKVIDRYSPTMFLPHIKQAQDFIPLTSSSDASKLFADMSLNVFDAPRRHLDYWDRMFLKASDTYEKVKFSRMPSAEEKNLVEKLCRMVLSRDERFLELLTKVFTLEDLLQIKSSLIGSGFIGGKAVGMLLARKILLEDKNFDYKKILEPHDSFYIGSDVFYTYLVKNGLWKLRMEQRKPEKYFSLARVIKSKILSGIFPENVKNHFLRVLEYFGQSPIIVRSSSLLEDGFGNSFAGKYESVFCTNQGTLEHRYLEFENAVKQVFASTMSDDALMYRLKRGIADQDEQMALLVQRVSGSYRKEYFFPDLAGVGYSNNIYVWDEKMSPKAGMLRVVVGLGTRAVNRTAGDYARIIAIDEPLSSPLTDFDDYRQYAQRNIDALMVTKNSMIGIAFNDLLNEIDDPKLHYFAQRDYTAEKVMKEIGQQDRQAWIINFDQFLSDSTFVGVIQKMLKCLEKFYAYPVDIEFTVNFKDLDHYQINLLQCRPLPAKGLKSKVVFPKHIDFQKTFFQSHNTFMGGNIHYGIQRIIYVEPETYSRLSDLEKYRVARCIGKLNSQIEKENMTVLLLGPGRWGTSTPSLGVPVYFSEINNITVLGEIAVKEGGFTPEISYGTHFFQDLIESDIFYVALFPEGRGGVLQTKLLNHFQNLLPELLPLSASLGEIIKVYDVNKGTHKALEIIADVGKQKAVCFFK, from the coding sequence ATGGATCAGCGTAAGAAAATAAGATCCGGCCTGCCGGGGCTCGATGAGATCATCGACCATCTCAGGATTGGCGATAATGTTGTTCTGCAGGTTGACAATATCGCAGATTATGAATCCTTTGTGCTGCCTTTTGTCAGAACGAGTCTGGACGAGGGCAGAAAAGTGATCTATATGCGGTTTGCGCGTCATTCTCCAATTATTGACGACAATGAAAATGTTAAAGTGTACCATATCGACGCCGAACACGGTTTCGAAGCTTTTTCCACGCAGGTCCACCAGATCATTGCAGCTGAGGGAGAAGAGGCCTTTTACGTTTTTGATTGTCTGTCCGATCTTTTGTACACCTGGGCAACGGATCTTATGATCGGAAACTTTTTCCAGATTACCTGTCCGTATTTATATGAACTGAAAACGGTGGCTTTCTTTGCAATTTATAAAAATATGAATTCGTATGAGACGATTTCGGCGATTCGGGAAACGACTCAGGTATTGATGAATATCTATAATGTCAGGGGACAGACCTATATCCATCCGGTCAAGGTGATCGACAGGTACTCACCGACGATGTTTCTCCCGCATATTAAGCAGGCGCAGGATTTTATTCCGTTAACAAGCAGCAGCGATGCTTCAAAGCTGTTTGCGGATATGTCCCTGAATGTGTTTGATGCTCCGCGAAGGCATTTGGATTATTGGGACCGGATGTTTTTGAAAGCGTCAGACACCTATGAAAAGGTAAAATTCAGTCGTATGCCGTCTGCTGAGGAAAAAAACCTGGTAGAAAAGCTCTGCCGGATGGTTTTAAGTCGTGATGAAAGATTCCTTGAGTTGCTGACGAAGGTCTTTACCCTGGAAGATCTACTTCAGATTAAGTCAAGTTTAATTGGATCGGGATTTATCGGTGGTAAAGCAGTCGGAATGCTTCTGGCCAGAAAAATTTTACTTGAAGATAAAAATTTTGATTATAAAAAAATTTTGGAACCCCATGATTCGTTCTACATTGGTTCCGATGTCTTTTACACTTATCTTGTAAAAAATGGTCTCTGGAAACTTAGGATGGAGCAGAGAAAACCTGAAAAATATTTTTCTCTGGCCAGAGTCATTAAAAGCAAAATACTTAGCGGTATTTTTCCAGAGAATGTCAAAAACCATTTTTTGCGGGTCCTGGAGTACTTTGGACAATCACCGATCATTGTCCGCTCCAGCAGCCTTTTGGAAGATGGATTTGGCAATTCTTTTGCTGGAAAATATGAAAGTGTTTTTTGTACGAACCAAGGTACGCTCGAACATCGCTATCTTGAATTTGAAAACGCTGTGAAACAAGTCTTTGCCAGCACGATGAGCGACGACGCGCTGATGTACCGTTTGAAACGAGGAATAGCCGACCAGGATGAGCAGATGGCTTTGCTTGTTCAACGCGTATCGGGTTCTTATCGTAAGGAATATTTTTTCCCGGATCTTGCTGGGGTCGGCTACTCAAACAATATCTATGTCTGGGATGAGAAAATGTCTCCGAAAGCGGGCATGCTGCGGGTAGTTGTAGGTCTAGGCACTCGGGCTGTAAACCGTACGGCGGGTGACTATGCCAGAATTATAGCGATTGATGAACCTTTGTCATCACCTTTAACGGATTTTGATGATTACAGGCAATATGCCCAAAGAAATATTGATGCGCTGATGGTAACCAAAAACAGCATGATTGGTATCGCGTTTAACGATCTTTTAAACGAAATTGACGATCCCAAACTGCATTATTTCGCGCAGAGAGACTATACTGCAGAAAAAGTGATGAAAGAAATAGGCCAGCAAGACCGGCAGGCCTGGATTATTAATTTTGATCAATTTCTGTCCGATTCTACTTTCGTCGGGGTCATTCAGAAAATGCTTAAATGCCTGGAAAAATTCTACGCGTATCCGGTGGACATCGAATTTACCGTTAATTTTAAAGATTTGGATCATTATCAGATCAATCTCCTGCAGTGCAGACCGCTGCCCGCAAAAGGTCTTAAAAGTAAGGTGGTGTTCCCGAAACATATTGATTTTCAAAAAACATTCTTTCAAAGCCATAATACTTTTATGGGCGGGAATATCCATTACGGTATTCAGCGAATCATTTATGTCGAGCCTGAAACCTACAGCAGGCTAAGTGACCTCGAAAAATACAGGGTAGCCAGATGTATCGGCAAATTGAACAGCCAGATTGAGAAAGAAAACATGACCGTGCTGCTGCTCGGCCCTGGACGATGGGGAACCAGTACACCTTCGCTCGGCGTGCCTGTTTATTTTTCCGAAATTAATAATATCACCGTGCTCGGTGAAATTGCAGTCAAAGAGGGAGGGTTCACCCCAGAAATATCTTATGGAACCCATTTCTTTCAGGATCTCATTGAAAGTGATATCTTTTATGTGGCGCTTTTCCCGGAAGGCAGGGGAGGAGTCCTTCAGACAAAATTATTAAACCACTTTCAAAATTTGCTTCCTGAGCTGCTACCGCTAAGCGCCTCCCTTGGAGAAATCATTAAAGTATATGATGTCAATAAAGGAACGCATAAAGCTCTGGAGATTATTGCTGATGTCGGGAAACAAAAAGCGGTATGTTTCTTTAAATAG
- a CDS encoding glutamate synthase subunit beta gives MGKATGFLEYNRIDPKKRKPEERIKDYNEVKLPQDPEIVRTQGARCMDCGVPFCHGGVLLNGAASGCPLHNLIPEWNELVYKGQWREAYKRLSRTTPFPEFTSRVCPAPCEGACTEGYIMDAVTINSIEYEIIEKAFAEGWVNPKKAKATGKKVAVVGSGPSGLSAAYYLNAVGHEVTVYERDDRAGGLLMYGIPNMKLDKRFIERRLDVLKASGIEFVLNTEVGKYMKAQELVDNYDAVVLCTGATKPRGLDVEGKDLKGVYYAVDFLKATTKSLLNSNLKDESFISAKGKNVIIIGGGDTGTDCVATAIRHGCKSVFQFEILPEPPAHRIEAANPWPEWPKKLKVDYGQEEAIYLYGKDPRNYCISTTKIVGNENGEVKEVHTVNLTWVKDAAGRMVPQVTPGSEKVWEADLILLAMGFLGPEDNIPTELKLERDARSNVKAEYAFFETNVDRVFAAGDMRRGQSLVVWAFQEGKLAAREVDKYLMGKSIII, from the coding sequence ATGGGAAAAGCAACAGGATTTTTAGAGTATAACAGAATCGATCCGAAGAAAAGGAAGCCTGAAGAACGGATCAAAGACTACAATGAAGTCAAGCTTCCCCAGGATCCTGAGATTGTCCGGACGCAGGGCGCGCGCTGCATGGACTGCGGTGTACCTTTCTGCCACGGCGGTGTGCTCTTGAACGGCGCCGCTTCAGGTTGCCCGCTGCACAATTTAATTCCAGAATGGAATGAGCTTGTCTATAAAGGACAATGGCGGGAAGCGTACAAGCGGCTGAGTAGAACAACGCCGTTCCCGGAATTTACCTCAAGGGTTTGCCCTGCACCTTGTGAAGGGGCTTGTACCGAAGGCTATATCATGGACGCTGTGACTATTAACAGCATTGAATATGAGATTATCGAGAAAGCGTTTGCCGAAGGATGGGTAAATCCTAAGAAGGCCAAAGCCACCGGCAAGAAAGTCGCTGTTGTCGGTTCGGGCCCGTCCGGACTGTCTGCGGCCTATTATCTGAATGCCGTCGGCCATGAGGTCACGGTGTATGAGCGGGATGACCGGGCGGGGGGACTTTTGATGTATGGGATCCCCAACATGAAGCTTGATAAACGATTTATTGAAAGACGGCTTGATGTACTGAAGGCATCCGGGATAGAATTTGTTCTGAATACCGAAGTCGGCAAATATATGAAGGCCCAAGAGCTCGTAGACAACTATGATGCCGTTGTGCTGTGCACAGGAGCTACCAAGCCCCGGGGGCTGGATGTGGAAGGCAAAGATCTGAAAGGGGTTTATTATGCCGTAGACTTCCTAAAAGCGACCACCAAAAGTTTATTGAATTCCAACCTAAAGGATGAGAGTTTTATTAGTGCCAAGGGTAAGAATGTCATCATCATTGGCGGCGGGGATACGGGGACGGACTGTGTGGCCACGGCAATCCGACATGGCTGCAAAAGTGTTTTCCAGTTTGAAATTCTGCCTGAGCCACCTGCTCATCGTATTGAAGCTGCGAACCCCTGGCCGGAATGGCCGAAAAAACTGAAAGTAGATTATGGACAGGAAGAAGCAATCTATCTCTATGGCAAGGATCCGAGGAATTATTGCATTTCCACCACAAAGATTGTGGGCAATGAGAACGGTGAGGTCAAGGAAGTTCATACAGTCAACCTTACCTGGGTCAAAGACGCTGCCGGCAGAATGGTTCCACAGGTGACTCCCGGAAGTGAAAAGGTATGGGAAGCGGACCTGATCCTGCTGGCCATGGGCTTTTTAGGGCCTGAAGACAATATCCCCACAGAGCTTAAGCTGGAGCGGGATGCCCGCAGCAATGTCAAAGCGGAATATGCGTTTTTTGAGACGAATGTTGACAGAGTTTTTGCTGCTGGCGACATGCGCAGAGGTCAGAGTCTGGTTGTCTGGGCTTTCCAGGAAGGAAAGCTGGCAGCTAGAGAAGTGGACAAATATTTGATGGGCAAAAGTATAATTATCTAG